A region of Arabidopsis thaliana chromosome 5, partial sequence DNA encodes the following proteins:
- a CDS encoding adenylate kinase family protein (adenylate kinase family protein; FUNCTIONS IN: nucleobase, nucleoside, nucleotide kinase activity, nucleotide kinase activity, adenylate kinase activity, phosphotransferase activity, phosphate group as acceptor, ATP binding; INVOLVED IN: nucleobase, nucleoside, nucleotide and nucleic acid metabolic process; LOCATED IN: chloroplast thylakoid membrane, chloroplast; EXPRESSED IN: 24 plant structures; EXPRESSED DURING: 13 growth stages; CONTAINS InterPro DOMAIN/s: Adenylate kinase, active site lid domain (InterPro:IPR007862), Adenylate kinase, subfamily (InterPro:IPR006259), Domain of unknown function DUF1995 (InterPro:IPR018962), Adenylate kinase (InterPro:IPR000850); BEST Arabidopsis thaliana protein match is: adenosine monophosphate kinase (TAIR:AT5G47840.1); Has 15140 Blast hits to 14955 proteins in 5116 species: Archae - 100; Bacteria - 10012; Metazoa - 1330; Fungi - 481; Plants - 477; Viruses - 0; Other Eukaryotes - 2740 (source: NCBI BLink).), translating to MASLSLSSAHFSSTSSSSRSSISTSSLSPSSTSLPLLQSPIRRRYRSLRRRLSFSVIPRRTSRSFSTSNSQIRCSINEPLKVMISGAPASGKGTQCELIVHKFGLVHISTGDLLRAEVSSGTDIGKRAKEFMNSGSLVPDEIVIAMVAGRLSREDAKEHGWLLDGFPRSFAQAQSLDKLNVKPDIFILLDVPDEILIDRCVGRRLDPVTGKIYHIKNYPPESDEIKARLVTRPDDTEEKVKARLQIYKQNSEAIISAYSDVMVKIDANRPKEVVFEETQTLLSQIQLKRMIKTDKASPVQDKWRGIPTRLNNIPHSRDIRAYFYEDVLQATIRSIKDGNTRLRVDINIPELNPEMDVYRIGTLMELVQALALSFADDGKRVKVCVQGSMGEGALAGMPLQLAGTRKILEYMDWGDDETLGTFVKLGAIGGKEVDEEDDMFILVAPQNAVGNCIIDDLQAMTTAAGKRPVVLINPRLKDLPASSGIMQTMGREQRLEYALTFDNCYVFRLLYYLGTQYPIMGALRMSYPYRYELYKRVNEENGKEKYVLLATYAERPTPEQIDDAFSGKSRDQSKKASGIW from the exons ATGGCGTCTCTTTCTCTCAGTTCTGCTCAtttctcttcaacttcttcttcatctcgcTCCTCTATATCCACTTCATCGCTTTCTCCGTCGTCAacttctctccctctcttaCAATCACCGATCCGCCGCCGTTACCGCTCCCTCCGCCGCCGTCTCTCCTTCTCCGTCATTCCCCGTCGGACTTCTCGCTCCTTCTCCACTTCCAATTCTCAG ATTAGGTGTTCGATAAATGAGCCGTTGAAGGTGATGATTTCGGGTGCACCGGCTTCAGGAAAAGGCACTCAATGTGAGCTCATTGTTCACAAG TTTGGTTTGGTGCACATATCAACAGGGGATCTATTGAGAGCAGAGGTGTCATCTGGGACAGATATTGGAAAGAGAGCAAAAGAGTTCATGAACTCGGGTAGTTTGGTTCCTGATGAGATTGTTATAGCG ATGGTGGCTGGAAGATTATCACGTGAAGATGCTAAAGAGCATGGATGGCTTCTTGATGGATTTCCACGGAGTTTTGCCCAGGCACAAAGTCTGGACAAACTGAACGTGAAACCTGACATTTTTATCTTACTAGAT GTTCCTGATGAAATTCTGATCGATAGATGTGTTGGTCGAAGGTTGGATCCAGTGACTGGAAAAATTTATCATATCAAAAATTACCCTCCTGAATCAGATGAAATTAAAGCAAGACTGGTTACACGCCCGGATGATACAGAGGAGAAG GTAAAAGCACGGCTGcaaatatacaaacaaaattctgAAGCGATTATTTCAGCATACTCAGATGTTATGGTCAAG ATTGATGCAAACAGGCCAAAAGAAGTGGTTTTCGAGGAGACCCAGACTCTACTGTCTCAGATACAGTTAAAGAGAATGATAAAGACTG ATAAAGCATCTCCTGTTCAG GATAAATGGAGAGGAATACCGACGAGATTGAATAACATTCCACATTCGAGGGATATCAGGGCTTATTTTTATGAAGATGTGCTGCAAGCCACAATTAGATCTATCAAGGATGGTAACACCCGTCTTCGG GTGGACATTAATATCCCTGAGCTAAATCCGGAAATG GATGTTTACCGGATAGGAACCTTGATGGAACTTGTTCAAGCTTTAGCTTTATCATTCGCTGACGATGGAAAAAGAGTGAAG GTTTGTGTTCAGGGATCAATGGGGGAAGGTGCACTTGCTGGGATGCCATTGCAGTTGGCAGGCACTCGAAAGATTTTAGAATATATGGACTGGGGTGATGATGAAACTTTGGGAACTTTCGTCAAGCTTGGTGCAATTG GTGGTAAagaagttgatgaagaagatgacatGTTCATCTTAGTGGCTCCACAAAATGCCGTTGGAAACTGTATTATAGAT GATCTACAAGCGATGACTACTGCTGCTGGGAAAAGGCCAGTTGTACTTATCAATCCTCGCCTCAAG GACTTGCCCGCTTCGAGTGGCATAATGCAA ACAATGGGCAGGGAGCAAAGGCTGGAATATGCTTTGACGTTTGACAACTGCTATGTATTCCGGCTTCTCTATTATTTGGGAACACAATACCCGATTATGGGCGCTCTAAG GATGTCTTATCCATACCGGTATGAGCTTTATAAGAGAGTGAACGAGGAAAATGGAAAGGAGAAATATGTCTTGCTAGCAACGTACGCTGAAAGACCAACCCCTGAACAAATCGACGATGCCTTCTCTGGAAAATCGCG GGATCAAAGCAAGAAGGCGTCAGGAATCTGGTAA
- a CDS encoding Endomembrane protein 70 protein family has protein sequence MRSMDRFGIWVLAILLVIQSSFGFYLPGSYPHKYEVGDYLNVKVNSLTSIETEMPFSYYSLPFCKPSEGIKDSAENLGELLMGDRIENSPYRFRMFKNESEIFLCQTDKLSADSLKLLKKRIDEMYQVNPMLDNLPAIRYTKRDGYVLRWTGYPVGIKVQDVYYVFNHLKFKVLVHKYEEAANVARVMGTGDAAEVIPTIGKKDSDVPGYMVVGFEVVPCSFAHNGESTKKLKMYERYTTPIKCDSTRVSMSVKEGQSIVFSYEVSFEESDIKWPSRWDAYLKMEGSKVHWFSILNSLMVITFLAGIVLVIFLRTVRRDLTRYEELDKEAQAQMNEELSGWKLVVGDVFRAPSNASLLCVMVGDGVQILGMAVVTILFAALGFMSPASRGTLITGMLFFYMILGIAAGYVSVRLWRTIGCGEHRGWMSVAWKAACFFPGIAFLILTTLNFLLWGSHSTGAIPFSLFVILLLLWFCISVPLTLIGGYFGAKAPHIEFPVRTNQIPREIPAQKYPSWLLVLGAGTLPFGTLFIELFFIMSSIWMGRVYYVFGFLFVVLILLVVVCAEVSLVLTYMHLCVEDYKWWWKSFFASGSVAIYIFIYSINYLVFDLKSLSGPVSATLYLGYSLFMVLAIMLATGTVGFLSSFWFVHYLFSSVKLD, from the coding sequence ATGAGGTCAATGGATCGATTTGGGATCTGGGTTTTGGCGATTTTGTTAGTGATTCAATCAAGTTTTGGGTTTTACCTTCCTGGAAGCTATCCACATAAGTATGAAGTTGGTGATTACTTGAACGTGAAGGTGAATTCACTTACTTCTATAGAAACAGAAATGCCTTTTAGCTATTATAGTTTACCCTTTTGTAAACCCAGTGAAGGAATTAAGGATAGTGCTGAGAATTTAGGTGAACTTCTTATGGGAGATCGGATTGAGAATTCGCCTTATAGGTTTAGAATGTTTAAGAATGAGAGTGAGATCTTTCTTTGTCAGACTGATAAATTGTCTGCTGATagtttgaagcttttgaaGAAGAGGATTGATGAGATGTATCAAGTTAATCCTATGCTTGACAATTTACCGGCGATTCGGTATACTAAGAGAGATGGGTATGTTTTGAGGTGGACTGGTTATCCTGTTGGGATTAAGGTTCAGGAtgtttattatgtttttaatcatTTGAAGTTTAAGGTTCTTGTTCATAAGTATGAAGAAGCTGCTAATGTGGCTCGTGTGATGGGTACTGGTGATGCCGCTGAGGTCATTCCGACTATTGGGAAGAAAGATTCTGATGTCCCTGGTTATATGGTTGTTGGGTTTGAGGTTGTTCCTTGTAGCTTTGCTCATAATGGTGAATCTACGAAGAAGTTGAAAATGTATGAGAGATATACTACTCCGATTAAATGTGATTCCACTAGGGTGTCTATGTCTGTTAAGGAAGGTCAGTCTATTGTCTTCTCTTATGAAGTCAGTTTTGAGGAGAGTGACATCAAATGGCCATCTAGATGGGATGCGTACTTGAAGATGGAGGGTTCGAAGGTTCATTGGTTCTCAATCTTGAACTCTCTTATGGTAATCACTTTCTTGGCTGGTATTGTTCTGGTGATATTCTTGAGAACTGTTAGGCGGGATTTGACTCGTTATGAGGAGCTTGACAAGGAGGCTCAAGCTCAGATGAACGAAGAGTTGTCTGGATGGAAGCTTGTTGTGGGTGATGTTTTCCGTGCTCCATCAAATGCCTCGCTATTGTGTGTCATGGTTGGTGACGGAGTTCAGATTCTTGGCATGGCTGTTGTTACCATTTTGTTTGCTGCTCTAGGGTTCATGTCACCGGCTTCACGTGGAACACTTATTACTGGTATGCTCTTCTTCTACATGATTCTTGGCATTGCAGCTGGTTATGTTTCTGTTCGTCTTTGGAGGACAATTGGTTGTGGCGAACACCGTGGATGGATGTCTGTCGCATGGAAAGCTGCTTGCTTTTTCCCGGGTATTGCGTTTCTGATCCTTACAACGCTGAACTTCCTTCTATGGGGTAGCCATAGCACTGGAGCCAttcctttctctctatttgtcatcctcctcctcctgtGGTTTTGCATCTCGGTTCCTCTAACTCTTATCGGTGGTTACTTTGGAGCCAAGGCTCCTCACATTGAATTCCCAGTTCGAACAAACCAAATTCCCCGGGAAATCCCCGCTCAGAAATACCCATCCTGGCTTCTGGTTCTTGGCGCTGGAACACTTCCATTCGGTACCCTCTTCATCGAGCTTTTCTTTATCATGTCCAGCATCTGGATGGGCCGTGTCTACTACGTCTTTGGATTCCTTTTTGTAGTCTTGATCCTTCTTGTCGTAGTGTGTGCCGAGGTTTCCCTAGTGCTAACATACATGCACCTGTGCGTTGAAGACTATAAGTGGTGGTGGAAATCCTTCTTTGCATCTGGATCCGTTGCAATCTACATCTTCATATACTCCATAAACTATCTCGTCTTCGACCTCAAAAGCTTGAGTGGACCCGTTTCAGCGACTCTTTATCTCGGCTACTCTCTCTTTATGGTCCTGGCTATCATGCTCGCAACAGGTACCGTTGGtttcctctcttccttctgGTTCGTACACTACTTGTTTTCTTCGGTGAAACTTGACTAA
- a CDS encoding adenylate kinase family protein (adenylate kinase family protein; FUNCTIONS IN: nucleobase, nucleoside, nucleotide kinase activity, nucleotide kinase activity, phosphotransferase activity, phosphate group as acceptor, adenylate kinase activity, ATP binding; INVOLVED IN: nucleobase, nucleoside, nucleotide and nucleic acid metabolic process, anaerobic respiration, nucleotide metabolic process; LOCATED IN: chloroplast thylakoid membrane, chloroplast, chloroplast envelope; EXPRESSED IN: 24 plant structures; EXPRESSED DURING: 13 growth stages; CONTAINS InterPro DOMAIN/s: Adenylate kinase, active site lid domain (InterPro:IPR007862), Adenylate kinase, subfamily (InterPro:IPR006259), Domain of unknown function DUF1995 (InterPro:IPR018962), Adenylate kinase (InterPro:IPR000850); BEST Arabidopsis thaliana protein match is: adenosine monophosphate kinase (TAIR:AT5G47840.1); Has 30201 Blast hits to 17322 proteins in 780 species: Archae - 12; Bacteria - 1396; Metazoa - 17338; Fungi - 3422; Plants - 5037; Viruses - 0; Other Eukaryotes - 2996 (source: NCBI BLink).), whose protein sequence is MASLSLSSAHFSSTSSSSRSSISTSSLSPSSTSLPLLQSPIRRRYRSLRRRLSFSVIPRRTSRSFSTSNSQIRCSINEPLKVMISGAPASGKGTQCELIVHKFGLVHISTGDLLRAEVSSGTDIGKRAKEFMNSGSLVPDEIVIAMVAGRLSREDAKEHGWLLDGFPRSFAQAQSLDKLNVKPDIFILLDVPDEILIDRCVGRRLDPVTGKIYHIKNYPPESDEIKARLVTRPDDTEEKVKARLQIYKQNSEAIISAYSDVMVKIDANRPKEVVFEETQTLLSQIQLKRMIKTDKASPVQDKWRGIPTRLNNIPHSRDIRAYFYEDVLQATIRSIKDGNTRLRVDINIPELNPEMDVYRIGTLMELVQALALSFADDGKRVKVCVQGSMGEGALAGMPLQLAGTRKILEYMDWGDDETLGTFVKLGAIGGKEVDEEDDMFILVAPQNAVGNCIIDDLQAMTTAAGKRPVVLINPRLKDLPASSGIMQTMGREQRLEYALTFDNCYVFRLLYYLGTQYPIMGALRMSYPYRYELYKRVNEENGKEKYVLLATYAERPTPEQIDDAFSGKSRDQSKKASGIWGFLSSVFS, encoded by the exons ATGGCGTCTCTTTCTCTCAGTTCTGCTCAtttctcttcaacttcttcttcatctcgcTCCTCTATATCCACTTCATCGCTTTCTCCGTCGTCAacttctctccctctcttaCAATCACCGATCCGCCGCCGTTACCGCTCCCTCCGCCGCCGTCTCTCCTTCTCCGTCATTCCCCGTCGGACTTCTCGCTCCTTCTCCACTTCCAATTCTCAG ATTAGGTGTTCGATAAATGAGCCGTTGAAGGTGATGATTTCGGGTGCACCGGCTTCAGGAAAAGGCACTCAATGTGAGCTCATTGTTCACAAG TTTGGTTTGGTGCACATATCAACAGGGGATCTATTGAGAGCAGAGGTGTCATCTGGGACAGATATTGGAAAGAGAGCAAAAGAGTTCATGAACTCGGGTAGTTTGGTTCCTGATGAGATTGTTATAGCG ATGGTGGCTGGAAGATTATCACGTGAAGATGCTAAAGAGCATGGATGGCTTCTTGATGGATTTCCACGGAGTTTTGCCCAGGCACAAAGTCTGGACAAACTGAACGTGAAACCTGACATTTTTATCTTACTAGAT GTTCCTGATGAAATTCTGATCGATAGATGTGTTGGTCGAAGGTTGGATCCAGTGACTGGAAAAATTTATCATATCAAAAATTACCCTCCTGAATCAGATGAAATTAAAGCAAGACTGGTTACACGCCCGGATGATACAGAGGAGAAG GTAAAAGCACGGCTGcaaatatacaaacaaaattctgAAGCGATTATTTCAGCATACTCAGATGTTATGGTCAAG ATTGATGCAAACAGGCCAAAAGAAGTGGTTTTCGAGGAGACCCAGACTCTACTGTCTCAGATACAGTTAAAGAGAATGATAAAGACTG ATAAAGCATCTCCTGTTCAG GATAAATGGAGAGGAATACCGACGAGATTGAATAACATTCCACATTCGAGGGATATCAGGGCTTATTTTTATGAAGATGTGCTGCAAGCCACAATTAGATCTATCAAGGATGGTAACACCCGTCTTCGG GTGGACATTAATATCCCTGAGCTAAATCCGGAAATG GATGTTTACCGGATAGGAACCTTGATGGAACTTGTTCAAGCTTTAGCTTTATCATTCGCTGACGATGGAAAAAGAGTGAAG GTTTGTGTTCAGGGATCAATGGGGGAAGGTGCACTTGCTGGGATGCCATTGCAGTTGGCAGGCACTCGAAAGATTTTAGAATATATGGACTGGGGTGATGATGAAACTTTGGGAACTTTCGTCAAGCTTGGTGCAATTG GTGGTAAagaagttgatgaagaagatgacatGTTCATCTTAGTGGCTCCACAAAATGCCGTTGGAAACTGTATTATAGAT GATCTACAAGCGATGACTACTGCTGCTGGGAAAAGGCCAGTTGTACTTATCAATCCTCGCCTCAAG GACTTGCCCGCTTCGAGTGGCATAATGCAA ACAATGGGCAGGGAGCAAAGGCTGGAATATGCTTTGACGTTTGACAACTGCTATGTATTCCGGCTTCTCTATTATTTGGGAACACAATACCCGATTATGGGCGCTCTAAG GATGTCTTATCCATACCGGTATGAGCTTTATAAGAGAGTGAACGAGGAAAATGGAAAGGAGAAATATGTCTTGCTAGCAACGTACGCTGAAAGACCAACCCCTGAACAAATCGACGATGCCTTCTCTGGAAAATCGCG GGATCAAAGCAAGAAGGCGTCAGGAATCTG GGGGTTCTTGAGTAGCGTGTTTTCGTAA
- a CDS encoding Endomembrane protein 70 protein family (Endomembrane protein 70 protein family; CONTAINS InterPro DOMAIN/s: Nonaspanin (TM9SF) (InterPro:IPR004240); BEST Arabidopsis thaliana protein match is: Endomembrane protein 70 protein family (TAIR:AT4G12650.1); Has 30201 Blast hits to 17322 proteins in 780 species: Archae - 12; Bacteria - 1396; Metazoa - 17338; Fungi - 3422; Plants - 5037; Viruses - 0; Other Eukaryotes - 2996 (source: NCBI BLink).), whose translation MRSMDRFGIWVLAILLVIQSSFGFYLPGSYPHKYEVGDYLNVKDSAENLGELLMGDRIENSPYRFRMFKNESEIFLCQTDKLSADSLKLLKKRIDEMYQVNPMLDNLPAIRYTKRDGYVLRWTGYPVGIKVQDVYYVFNHLKFKVLVHKYEEAANVARVMGTGDAAEVIPTIGKKDSDVPGYMVVGFEVVPCSFAHNGESTKKLKMYERYTTPIKCDSTRVSMSVKEGQSIVFSYEVSFEESDIKWPSRWDAYLKMEGSKVHWFSILNSLMVITFLAGIVLVIFLRTVRRDLTRYEELDKEAQAQMNEELSGWKLVVGDVFRAPSNASLLCVMVGDGVQILGMAVVTILFAALGFMSPASRGTLITGMLFFYMILGIAAGYVSVRLWRTIGCGEHRGWMSVAWKAACFFPGIAFLILTTLNFLLWGSHSTGAIPFSLFVILLLLWFCISVPLTLIGGYFGAKAPHIEFPVRTNQIPREIPAQKYPSWLLVLGAGTLPFGTLFIELFFIMSSIWMGRVYYVFGFLFVVLILLVVVCAEVSLVLTYMHLCVEDYKWWWKSFFASGSVAIYIFIYSINYLVFDLKSLSGPVSATLYLGYSLFMVLAIMLATGTVGFLSSFWFVHYLFSSVKLD comes from the exons ATGAGGTCAATGGATCGATTTGGGATCTGGGTTTTGGCGATTTTGTTAGTGATTCAATCAAGTTTTGGGTTTTACCTTCCTGGAAGCTATCCACATAAGTATGAAGTTGGTGATTACTTGAACGTGAAG GATAGTGCTGAGAATTTAGGTGAACTTCTTATGGGAGATCGGATTGAGAATTCGCCTTATAGGTTTAGAATGTTTAAGAATGAGAGTGAGATCTTTCTTTGTCAGACTGATAAATTGTCTGCTGATagtttgaagcttttgaaGAAGAGGATTGATGAGATGTATCAAGTTAATCCTATGCTTGACAATTTACCGGCGATTCGGTATACTAAGAGAGATGGGTATGTTTTGAGGTGGACTGGTTATCCTGTTGGGATTAAGGTTCAGGAtgtttattatgtttttaatcatTTGAAGTTTAAGGTTCTTGTTCATAAGTATGAAGAAGCTGCTAATGTGGCTCGTGTGATGGGTACTGGTGATGCCGCTGAGGTCATTCCGACTATTGGGAAGAAAGATTCTGATGTCCCTGGTTATATGGTTGTTGGGTTTGAGGTTGTTCCTTGTAGCTTTGCTCATAATGGTGAATCTACGAAGAAGTTGAAAATGTATGAGAGATATACTACTCCGATTAAATGTGATTCCACTAGGGTGTCTATGTCTGTTAAGGAAGGTCAGTCTATTGTCTTCTCTTATGAAGTCAGTTTTGAGGAGAGTGACATCAAATGGCCATCTAGATGGGATGCGTACTTGAAGATGGAGGGTTCGAAGGTTCATTGGTTCTCAATCTTGAACTCTCTTATGGTAATCACTTTCTTGGCTGGTATTGTTCTGGTGATATTCTTGAGAACTGTTAGGCGGGATTTGACTCGTTATGAGGAGCTTGACAAGGAGGCTCAAGCTCAGATGAACGAAGAGTTGTCTGGATGGAAGCTTGTTGTGGGTGATGTTTTCCGTGCTCCATCAAATGCCTCGCTATTGTGTGTCATGGTTGGTGACGGAGTTCAGATTCTTGGCATGGCTGTTGTTACCATTTTGTTTGCTGCTCTAGGGTTCATGTCACCGGCTTCACGTGGAACACTTATTACTGGTATGCTCTTCTTCTACATGATTCTTGGCATTGCAGCTGGTTATGTTTCTGTTCGTCTTTGGAGGACAATTGGTTGTGGCGAACACCGTGGATGGATGTCTGTCGCATGGAAAGCTGCTTGCTTTTTCCCGGGTATTGCGTTTCTGATCCTTACAACGCTGAACTTCCTTCTATGGGGTAGCCATAGCACTGGAGCCAttcctttctctctatttgtcatcctcctcctcctgtGGTTTTGCATCTCGGTTCCTCTAACTCTTATCGGTGGTTACTTTGGAGCCAAGGCTCCTCACATTGAATTCCCAGTTCGAACAAACCAAATTCCCCGGGAAATCCCCGCTCAGAAATACCCATCCTGGCTTCTGGTTCTTGGCGCTGGAACACTTCCATTCGGTACCCTCTTCATCGAGCTTTTCTTTATCATGTCCAGCATCTGGATGGGCCGTGTCTACTACGTCTTTGGATTCCTTTTTGTAGTCTTGATCCTTCTTGTCGTAGTGTGTGCCGAGGTTTCCCTAGTGCTAACATACATGCACCTGTGCGTTGAAGACTATAAGTGGTGGTGGAAATCCTTCTTTGCATCTGGATCCGTTGCAATCTACATCTTCATATACTCCATAAACTATCTCGTCTTCGACCTCAAAAGCTTGAGTGGACCCGTTTCAGCGACTCTTTATCTCGGCTACTCTCTCTTTATGGTCCTGGCTATCATGCTCGCAACAGGTACCGTTGGtttcctctcttccttctgGTTCGTACACTACTTGTTTTCTTCGGTGAAACTTGACTAA